The nucleotide window AGATGTAACTGGGTTGACGATGGAGGAACTGTCTGAGTATTTCGTTGAAAAGATACTTCGTGTCCGTGCCGCCAAATATAAGTGAGAAGTCTTTTATATTTGAAGTCCGATGAGTTATATACCAAATATATATGTGACGAAGAAGGCTTCACCGTGATTGATGGGATATTTCAGCAATTCAGAGAGTGGATTGACAAGAGGCATGAGTACGCAAAAGCCTGGAAAGAGAAGAATCAAGGCAAGGTCACTGGCTATTTGTGCACTTATGTGCCCGAGGAAATCCTTTACGCAGCAGATGTTCTGCCTGTTAGAATCTTAGGCAGCCACGAGCCGCCGACGGTAACGGAGCCCTACATATTTGCCATGTACTGTCACTTTTGCCGCGACTGCTTAGCCCAAGGACTCAAGGGCAGATTCGAGTACTTAGACGGAATAATCGAGGGTCAGTCGTGTCTTCACCTGCGGCAGGCTTTCAACGCTTGGCGGCTACACATACCCATCGACTATGCTTACTACATTTACGTGCCTCATGGGATCCAGACAAAGCGCGCCATACCATATTTCACAAAGGAGCTGGACAAATTCAAGCAGGGCCTTGAGAAATGGACAGGCAAAGCCATCACAAATGACGATTTAGACAAAGGGATTCAGATTCTCAACCGCAACCGAGAACTAATGAGAAAAATCACTGAGTTCAGAAAGTTGAACCCGCCGAAACTGACCGGTTTAGAAGCCATGGAGATGACGCTTGCCAGCCAAATGGTTGACAAAAGAGAGCACAATAAGCTTTTGGAGCAGCTTCTGCAGGAGCTTCCAAACCGTCAGCTTGACCGCAAGTCAGACATCCGCCTTATGATAATTGGCAGCGAAGACGATGATCGTGTTTTTATGAAGAACGTAGAAGCTCTGGGCGCTACCTTTGTCGTGGATGAACACTGCACAGGCACTCGCTACTATTGGGACAATGTTACACCACAGGAAGACCGGCTTG belongs to Candidatus Bathyarchaeia archaeon and includes:
- a CDS encoding 2-hydroxyacyl-CoA dehydratase, which encodes MIDGIFQQFREWIDKRHEYAKAWKEKNQGKVTGYLCTYVPEEILYAADVLPVRILGSHEPPTVTEPYIFAMYCHFCRDCLAQGLKGRFEYLDGIIEGQSCLHLRQAFNAWRLHIPIDYAYYIYVPHGIQTKRAIPYFTKELDKFKQGLEKWTGKAITNDDLDKGIQILNRNRELMRKITEFRKLNPPKLTGLEAMEMTLASQMVDKREHNKLLEQLLQELPNRQLDRKSDIRLMIIGSEDDDRVFMKNVEALGATFVVDEHCTGTRYYWDNVTPQEDRLAAIATRYVNRVPCPSKDWPELTRIQHAVNLAKEYNVNGALIIQNKFCDPHGIEIPPLKDALDEVGVQTYPLEFDVTVPWGQFRTRVEAFLETLTGLEELF